Part of the Nostoc sp. ATCC 53789 genome, CTATTGCTTTTTGGGCAATAACCCGTGGGCAACGGTTGTATGGTTCGCCCGTGCGGGGGTCTTTAATACTACAAATTATACTTAGTGTTGGCACTTCCATGAATGGATCGATCCAAGCAGTGTTGGGGTCGAGTACCATCGTCATGTCCGATTCGTTGATCGCTTTCCAACCCCTGATGCTGGAACCGTCAAATGGTACGCCATCAGTGAACGCAGTCTCATCGATTTGGTTTTGGTACAGTGTGAGGTGCTGCCAAGTCCCTACTGTGTCGATGAATTTGAGATCAATCAGTTGAATTTTTTCATCTTGAATTCTCTTCAAGAGTTCTTGTGGTGTAGTCATTGTTACTCCTTCTCTACCAATTTCCTAAAGTCAACCAGAATCTTACATTGCATCCTAACCCTGCTGATCTCAATCAGACCGTGACACACCAGAAATATCTTAAATAGTAGACATTAGCTGATTTTGTAGTTTATGTTACAGATATCTGGATTATCAGGTTATATTAACCTTTCAGCGCTCATCTGTACAAAACTGGAAAGTTCATCATATAGGGGTCAACTTTGGCATAGAATCCTTAAATAGTGGATAGATTGTTTTTGTGCCGAATCTATTTTAAATAGCACAAAAATTTACTGGTGCGTGAGTGCAGCCAAATAAATATCAAACCATAAATAGCAAGGATTGGGAGAAAAAAGAATGCGCGATGCGGTAACAAGTTTAATTAAGAATTATGACTTAGCTGGTCGGTATTTTGACCGGAATGCGATCGATAGCCTAAAGTCTTACTTTGACAGTGGTACAGTCCGAGTCCAAGCGGCGGCGGCGATAAATTCTAATGCGGCTGCACTTGTCAAGCAGGCGGGTTTGAAGTTATATGAAGAACTGCCAGAATTGATTCGCCCCGGTGGAAATTCCTATACAACTCGTCGTTATGCAGCTTGTCTGCGCGACCTTGATTACTACTTGCGCTACGCTACCTATGCGCTAGTTGCTGGGAACACAAATGTATTGGATGAACGAGTGCTGCAAGGGCTACGGGAAACTTACAATTCTCTAGGCGTGCCTATTGGGCCTACGGTTCGTGGTATCCAGATTCTCAAGGATCTGATTAAGGAGCAAGTAGCAGCAGCAGGTGTGGTTAATACTGCTTTTGTGGATGAACCATTTGATCACATCACACGCGAGTTGAGCGAACAGGATATTTAGCATCTAGGTTTGGTGACTAAAAATCGCGGAACTATACAAAGAAAGTTCGCGTAAGCATACTTTACAGACATCGCACTTTGGCTTGATTGGCAAGGTGCGTTTACTTTTCTTAAAGCAAACTAAAGAAAAATATCCCGATGTCCATGAAGGTATATTTTCCGAACGCTTTGGTCAGCTAATTCTTAATAGTATAGGAATAAACCTAATTGTCTTTGACGAGCAACTAGAAAGGATTATCAGATGGATAACAGGACTTACGCAACTGGCACAGTGCGATCGCAATTTTATAGTATTTACGTACTATGTCAAAGTGGCGTACCTAGAGGACATTGCTGAAATTAATAACAGTAATTAGCTGTGTTAAGTATTTTTCAAATCATGAGAAAATGAGTTGAGTATTCAGAAAATAAATCTTGTAGTTTATGAGATTTACAAAACTTAACTATTGCCAGTACTTGTTAAGTAGTCAGATTAATTATACTCTGACAAATTTGGCAGAGCATTTAGAGCAGATTAGTCATGATAAAATTAACCGTTATCTTAAGAATGAAAAGTTAACACCACGTTTACTTTGGGATAATGTTAAAGATATCTTACAAGTGAGTGATAGCGCATATCTAGTTTTTGATGACACAGTACTTGATAAACGATACGCCACAGAAATAGAGACCAGTAAAAGGCAGTATAGTGGCAACCAACATGGTGTAATCCAAGGTATTGGGCTAATAAATTGTATATATGTCAATCATGAAATCGGAAAGTTTTGGATAGTTGATTATCGGATTTATGACCCAGATAGAGATGGAAAAAAAAAGATAGATCATGTTACAGAGATGCTGCAAAACCTTATATATCATAAGGCTTTACCGTTCCAAGCTGTCTTAATGGATACTTGGTATGCAACAAATAAATTGATGTTATATATTGATGGATTAGGAAAATATTATTATTGTCCTCTGAAACGTAATAGACTTGTTGATGATACGGCAGGTCAAAAAAATTATCAAAGAATTGAATTGTTATCTTGGGATAGCCAGGAGTTAAAATCAGGTAAAATAATTAAAATAAAAAAGTTTCCCCAAGCTACAAAAGTGAATCTCTTCCGGGTAACTGTCTCGACCGACAGAACGGATTTTATCGCTACTAACGATTTATCTCAAGATTCTACGGACGTTGTACAAAAAGTGTGTAAGGTTCGATGGAAGGTTGAGGAGTTTCATAGAGAATTAAAACAAGTAACTGGTATTGAATCGTGTCAATGTCGCAAGGGACGTATTCAAAGAAACCATATTGCCTGTGCTATTTTAGTCTGGCTTCGACTCAAACATTTAGCTTATCAAAGCTACCAAACAATTTATCAAATTAAACATGGATTATTATCCAATTATTTAGTTCAGCAACTAAAACGCCCGAATGTTCCCATGTTTATTGTCTAGTTGTTTGGCGCTCGGTGCGGCTGCGCCGCACCGTCGTTTGTGACAGTTGCGTAAGTCCTGGGATAAGCTAGCTCGGTATCGTGAAATTATTCGTCAGTTGATATTTGACTATGCTAGTCACAAGCCTGCTAATGGTCAAATAGAGACAGAACCAGTTATTGACTCGGAGCGAGAGCGAGATCACTACGAAGTTTTACATGTCGGTTGGGATGGAGTACGCCGCGTACATGGTTCGGTGGTACATATAGATATTATTAATGATAAAGTGTGGATTCAATATGATGGTACTTCTCAGCCAGTGGCAGAAGCATTACTAGAAGCGGGTATTTTGCGCGAAGATATTGTTTTGGGTTTTCATCCTGCTGAACTACGGCAATATACGGATTTTGCTGTATATTAATTACCCATATTTATTTATGGAGATTCCTCCTGTATACTTGCCGCCGCTCCTGGACTCGCTACCGATGCGCTATCTTGCATCCTTCAATGAAAGCCGATCGCTAGAATAGACCATCTTCAAAAATTAGCTATTCTATAGCAAATTGCTTGATACTTGAAAATAAAAGTATTGTAATTCCTTACATAATTGGTAGAATCACCATATTCTTGATGAAGAATGTGAGGTTTATTGGTGTTTGCAACTAGTTAGATGTAATCATCCGGTATGATAAACACTATATAACTGTATTCCCATCAGTTATCTGTAGATTTA contains:
- the apcB gene encoding allophycocyanin subunit beta, whose translation is MRDAVTSLIKNYDLAGRYFDRNAIDSLKSYFDSGTVRVQAAAAINSNAAALVKQAGLKLYEELPELIRPGGNSYTTRRYAACLRDLDYYLRYATYALVAGNTNVLDERVLQGLRETYNSLGVPIGPTVRGIQILKDLIKEQVAAAGVVNTAFVDEPFDHITRELSEQDI
- a CDS encoding transposase; translation: MRFTKLNYCQYLLSSQINYTLTNLAEHLEQISHDKINRYLKNEKLTPRLLWDNVKDILQVSDSAYLVFDDTVLDKRYATEIETSKRQYSGNQHGVIQGIGLINCIYVNHEIGKFWIVDYRIYDPDRDGKKKIDHVTEMLQNLIYHKALPFQAVLMDTWYATNKLMLYIDGLGKYYYCPLKRNRLVDDTAGQKNYQRIELLSWDSQELKSGKIIKIKKFPQATKVNLFRVTVSTDRTDFIATNDLSQDSTDVVQKVCKVRWKVEEFHRELKQVTGIESCQCRKGRIQRNHIACAILVWLRLKHLAYQSYQTIYQIKHGLLSNYLVQQLKRPNVPMFIV
- a CDS encoding XisI protein, translating into MRKSWDKLARYREIIRQLIFDYASHKPANGQIETEPVIDSERERDHYEVLHVGWDGVRRVHGSVVHIDIINDKVWIQYDGTSQPVAEALLEAGILREDIVLGFHPAELRQYTDFAVY